A portion of the Oncorhynchus masou masou isolate Uvic2021 chromosome 11, UVic_Omas_1.1, whole genome shotgun sequence genome contains these proteins:
- the LOC135548877 gene encoding hepatic and glial cell adhesion molecule-like: protein MKAEREALSKAIAAPQLLLFWCLLVLSQSGSVEGVNITSPGSLIRGTLGGEALLSVRYSSSSPDAPVIKWQLKRDDKPVTVVQSIGTEIIGNLRPEYRDRILVFENGTLLLHNLKLSDEGTYEVEISITDDTFTGEGSIDLTVDEPISRPYVHMEASSVLELSEHFTLNCSHDNGTNAKYSWQKGGKPLTNETRLQLSPDQKLLTIVRVLMVDDDIYGCMVENPIGSMKSLPIKLTIYRRSSLYIILSTGGIFLLITLVTVCACWGPSKKERQKRQMKPRGLAGLPRHLIEHPDYSQINHAVRVLPKIMTEHERKNPVALYILKKDSPQEDHDSPGNIGPGLPSVPPRSPPSYSSSLPPSSHSPDPPARSSRRYPRTPVSSPPSHHNNKLQSKTSTPSPPRTRSSRRMFRNPGGILPAPQLEEPTPILEINGTTQP from the exons atgaaggcagagagagaggctctctCAAAAGCCATAGCTGCTCCTCAACTTTTGCTATTCTGGTGTCTCCTTGTTTTGTCCCAGTCAG GAAGTGTCGAGGGGGTCAACATCACCAGCCCTGGCTCCCTGATCCGGGGGACGTTGGGCGGGGAGGCCCTCCTCTCCGTCCGCTACAGCAGCTCCAGCCCCGATGCGCCTGTCATCAAGTGGCAGCTGAAGAGGGACGACAAGCCTGTCACTGTGGTCCAGTCCATTGGCACCGAGATCATTGGGAACCTGAGGCCCGAGTACCGGGACCGCATCCTGGTGTTTGAGAATGGCACCCTCCTGCTCCACAACCTCAAGCTCTCGGACGAGGGCACCTACGAAGTGGAGATCTCCATCACGGATGATACTTTCACTGGAGAAGGGAGCATCGACCTGACTGTGGATG AGCCCATATCCAGGCCTTATGTCCACATGGAGGCCTCCTCAGTGCTGGAGCTCAGCGAGCACTTTACCCTCAACTGCTCCCACGACAATGGAACCAATGCCAAGTACAGTTGGCAGAAAGGCGGTAAACCACTGACCAATGAGACGCGCCTGCAGTTGTCACCTGACCAGAAGCTCTTGACAATTGTGCGGGTGCTGATGGTGGATGATGACATCTACGGCTGCATGGTGGAGAACCCTATTGGCAGCATGAAGAGCCTGCCCATTAAACTCACTATCTACA GGAGGAGTTCCCTCTACATCATTCTCTCCACCGGGGGTATTTTCCTTCTCATCACCTTGGTTACAGTATGCGCCTGCTGGGGGCCTTCCAAGAA AGAACGTCAGAAACGACAAATGAAGCCCAGAGGTTTGGCAGGCCTGCCAAGGCATTTAATAGAACACCCTGATTATTCCCAAATCAATCATGCAG TTCGAGTTTTACCAAAAATTATGACTGAACATGAACGCAAGAATCCAGTGGCACTCTACATCCTCAAAAAG GATTCCCCTCAGGAAGACCATGACTCACCTGGCAACATAGGTCCGGGCCTCCCCTCTGTACCACCTAGAAGCCCTCCCAGCTACAGCAGCTCCCTGCccccctcctcacactccccagACCCCCCTGCCCGCTCTTCTCGCAGGTACCCTCGCACCCCAGTCAGCTCCCCCCCTTCACATCACAACAACAAGTTGCAGAGCAaaacctccaccccctccccgcCCCGCACTAGAAGCTCCAGGCGCATGTTCCGCAACCCAGGGGGCATACTACCTGCCCCTCAGTTGGAAGAGCCCACCCCCATACTGGAGATCAATGGCACCACTCAGCCCTGA